CCGGCTGCGGGGCCCGGTAGGTGGGGTCGAGTTCCTCGACCGCGCGCATCGCGCCGCCCAGCATCTTCACCAGCAGCTCGCGGACCGTGTCGCGCGACAGGGCCGGGTTGCCGATCCAGTCGAGGGTCGCGCCCTCGACGCTGTAGAGCCAGCCGAGCAGCGCCATACGGGGCAGCGGCGCTATCTTGCGTCTGCCGTATGCCCCTTCGGCGATGGTCTCGACGATGACCTCGCGCACGCCCTCGCGGATGGTCTGCACGTCGGTGTCGAAGCCGACTCCGCCGGTGATGATCGTGCGGTACGCGGCCTGGTTGTGCTCGGCGTAGCGCAGATAGCCGTCGATGGTGCGGTGCACCCGCTCGACCGGGGGCAGTTCGAGGCCGCTCGCCGCCCGGGAGATCAGGTCCGCGACCGAGTCCTCGACGATCGCGAGGTAATAGCCGCGCTTGGACTTGAAGTAGTAGTAGATCAGCCCTTTGGCGACATGCGCCTGGCGTGCGATGTCATCCATCGAGAGCGCGTCGTAGGACGTGTCGGCGAACAACTTCCGCCCGATGGCGATGAGTTCGGCGCGGCGCGCGAGTGAGCGATCGGTGCCGCGCGCCCGGGGGCGGTCGACGGCGCGCTGTTGACTATGATTCAATTCCAGCCCTAGTCTCCGACTGCCAGCGGGACGTTGGCAGTATGGCAGACCGGTACCACCCACTCGTTCGACTCTGATCGACCGGGCGCGGTCTTGGGGGAAACCGTCGTGTGGGCTCAGCGCGCCCCTGACGTCCGTGGGTTCAGTTCACAGCGGGGCCGCCGGTCCGGTTCACAGCAGGCCGAGCTGGGTGACGAGCATCGCGAGGACCACGACGAAGGTCCAGCCCGCGACGTGTTCGAGGATCTTGGGGCCGTCGTCCTTGGGACCGCCGGTGCGGGCGCGGAGTCGGGTGGCGGTGGCGGAGCTCGCGGTCATGGTTTCTCGCTGACGTAGTGGTGCGGTGACATCCCCCGCCCTCACGCCGGCTCCCCACCGACCCGACCACCTTGCCACCGGAACGGGTTTCAGCGGTAGAGACCTGGGTCACCCCGGACACCTCGAACCCCTCGACGGGACACGCCGGACACTTCGACCACCTTCGAATACCTCGCCTTTCGGCAACGATGCGTCAGGGGTGTGGGTCTCCTCACAGGACAGTGGTCAGCCAACCGAAAGGTCCTCGATGAGCACGTTCCGGACGCCTCGCCGCAGAGCCCGCCTCGCTCTGGCGGCGGCGATCACGGTGGCAGCCGCCTTGACGGGGCCGGTCTCGCACGCCGCCGGCTCCCCGTCCGCCCCCACGTCCCCGTCCGCCGCGCCCTCCCCGGGTGCGCCGGGCCTCGGCGACCCGATCTTCCCGCTCGACGGCAACGGCGGCTACAAGGTGAACCGCTACCTCCTCGACTTCGACTGGCAGGCACCCAGGACGCCCTTCGAGGCCGCCACGACGGTCAAGGCGACCGCCACCCAGGCCCTGTCCCGCTTCGACCTGGACTTCGCGGGCAACACCCTGCACACGGTGACTGTGGACGGGACGACCGCCACGGCCGTGCGCGACGGCGACGAGCTGGTGATCACCCCGGCGAAGCCGCTCGCC
This portion of the Streptomyces mirabilis genome encodes:
- a CDS encoding SCO1431 family membrane protein encodes the protein MTASSATATRLRARTGGPKDDGPKILEHVAGWTFVVVLAMLVTQLGLL
- a CDS encoding TetR/AcrR family transcriptional regulator; the protein is MNHSQQRAVDRPRARGTDRSLARRAELIAIGRKLFADTSYDALSMDDIARQAHVAKGLIYYYFKSKRGYYLAIVEDSVADLISRAASGLELPPVERVHRTIDGYLRYAEHNQAAYRTIITGGVGFDTDVQTIREGVREVIVETIAEGAYGRRKIAPLPRMALLGWLYSVEGATLDWIGNPALSRDTVRELLVKMLGGAMRAVEELDPTYRAPQPARREA